CTGAAAGCGTTGCTGGTAAgcgatatatttttgtattggtTGATGATTTTTCCAGGTACACTTGGGTTGACTTCTTACGCAACAAGTCTGATGCTCTTGAGAGTTTCAGAATCCTGGCTCTTCAACTCAAACAGGATAAGGGAGGAATCATTCAGATTAAGAGCGATCATGGGGGTGAGTTTCAGAATGAGCAGTTTGATAAGTTCTGTCACAGTCAAGGTATCCGTCATCAGTATGCCGCTCCGAGaaatcctcaacaaaatggggttgtgaaaagaaaaaatagaacatTGCAAGAAATGGCTAGAGCAATGTTGTGTTGAAACAGTGTTCCATCTGGCTTTTGGGCGGAAGCAAACAACACTGCGTGCTATGTGATAAATCGGGTCTATGTCAAGCCAAAGACCAAGACTACTCCTTATGAGATTTTCAAGGGTAAAACACCGAATCTGAGCCACATGCatgtgtttggatgcttgtgcTACATTCTGAATGATAAAGAGCATCTGGGAAAGTTTGAAGTAAGAAGTGACATAGGGATGTTCCTAGGATACTCAGTGAACAGTTCAGCCTACAGTGTGTTTAATCAGCGTACCAAGTTTGTTGGTGACAATGTTAACGTCGTCTTTGATGATAGCATTGGATTCTAGGAGGCTCGAGTAACACAGATAATAGACAGTGTAACGCCAAATTCTTCAAGACAAGCTGAAAATGAAGCTGAAAATGAAGTGAAGGATGAGTCTGAAGAAGACAACGAACCTGAGATGACCAAGGTCGATCTTGATCAAGGAAAAGTACACAAAAACCACTCCTCGTCATATGTAATTGGCGGACTGTATGATGAAAAAGTtacaagaaagaaacaaatcaaCTTCAAAGAGATGGTCAAGTTGGCGTGTTTCATGGTGAAAATGAATGAAGTGGAATGCTTTGTGTCACTTATTGAGCCCAAGAACATTCAGGAAGCATTAGATGATGAATTCTGGACTGAATCACGACTCCAAGTGTGGGTATTGGTACCAAGACCAAAGAATGTAAACATCATTGGAACCAAGTGGATTCACAAGAACAAGACTGATGAGGAAGGGAACGTCATTCGAAACAAGTCACAATTAGTTGGAAAGGGATACTCTCAGATTGAAGGAGTAGACTTTGATGAAACCTTCGCTCCAGTTGCGAGACTTGAATCAATACGACTACTGTTTGGTATAGCTTGCAACCTGAGAATCAAACTCTATCAGATGGATGTCAAGAGTGCCTTTCTAAACGGTGTATTACAAGAAGAAGCCTACGTAACACAACCAAAAGGGTTTGAGGATCCACATTTTCCGGATCACGTCTACAAACTCAAGAAAGctctttatggattgaaacaagcTCCACGAGCTTGGTATGACCGTCTGACGGAGTTCCTGGTACAAGCTGGTTTTCAAAGAGGTGGTGTGGACAAGACTCTTTTCATCGGAGAAGATGGAGATGATATGCTGATCATTCAAGTTtacgtggatgatatcattTTCGGAGGAACGTCTAAGCAAATGGTTGATGACTTCGTGAAGACTATGACAAAGGAGTTTGAAATGAGTATGGTTGGCGAACTGAGCTATTTCCTCGGACTTCAGATCAAACAACTAACCGATAGAATCACAGTGTCACAGAGTACCTATGCCAAAAATCTCATCAAACGATTTGGAATGCAGACAAGTAAGACTGCAAAAACGCCTATGAGCACAACAACCAAACTTTTCAGAGATACCGATGGGAAACCAGTTGATGAGAAACTCTACCGAGCCATGATTGGAAGTCTTCTTTACCTCACGGCAAGTCGTCCTGATCTATGCCTCAGTGTGGGGATTTGTGCTCGCTATCAAGCTAAACCGAAGGAGTCTCACATGAATGCGGTAAAACGTATTATCAAATACGTGAAAGGCACCCTTGACTTTTGTCCTCATTATACATTTGAGACTAATGTGAATCTTGCAGGTttttgtgatgctgattgggcaggttgCTTAGATGACAGACATAGCACATTGGGTGGTTGTTTTTTCTTAGGAAACAACATGGTCTCGTGGCATAGCAAGAAACAAAACTGTGTCTCTCTTTTCATAGCAGAAGCTGAGTACATTGCACTAGGAAGCTGTTGCACTCAACTCCTTTGGATGCGACAAATGCTTGTTGACTACGATATCACCTCTGCTCCCATGCTTGTTCATTGTGATAACATGAGTGCTATAAATCTGTCTAAAAATCCAGTTCAGTATTCACGTACTAAACACGTGGATATAAGACATCACTTTGTGAGAGAGTTGGTGGAAATGAGGATTGTGATTTTAGAGCATGTCCCAACAGAGAAACAACTTGCGGATCTCTTTACCAAACCACTAGATTACAACACCTTTCTGGGTCTTAGAAAGGCGTTGGGAATCATGGAACTTTGATTAAGTCCTGAAGAAGGGGGAAGAGTCACTGTAAAAATGTTGGACTCTATGCTTCGATGCTACCCCCTCACTAACACCTTGAGTCAACAAGTTCTACTGTGTAAGTTCTGTCACCTGACTCTTGTTATCTCGCTTTTCTGATTCACTAGTGAAGGGCACTCATCTTGAACTGAGATGTTATCCCATTTCACGTTTGAGCCATTGATCACTGCCTGGATTGAATGAGGAAACACATAAGGGGATGAGTGTTACATAAGAAGAAATGTGGGTCACGCAAAAGTGTCAAAGGTAAGGCTCATATGTAACGTCATGAAAGAGGTATgtgactcaaaaaaaaaaaaaaaaaaaaaaggaaggcCCGGAATGATAGATACTCGTTTTGGAGCTGGGTGTTACCCCCACTTTGTCTCTGATTTTGATCACTATCTTGACTGGGCAGGTATGTTACCAATCTCTTGGGATACATGTTTTGGACCAGGGTGTTACCCCACTTTGTCTTTGGATTCCATCTCTTTCCTAGAATTAGAATTGTGTATTAATTGCCTGTTGATAAAACGTGAATGTCTGTGAGTTGGAGAGACAGACACACAAGAATCCTAACGTGTGTTTCCAGACCATACAGCTGAGTGAGAAAACAGAGTTGGGTTGACTGAATGAACACAGCAGAATCTCGTTTCTGACAGCTACTCGGATGAGAAATAGCTACAGACTTGGGTTGACTCATTGATTTCAATAAAAACTGTTTTGGTAGCTAGATGTGTGGTGAAATCGTTCTTCAGTGACTATACCCCCGAGATGCAGGCATCATACCCATCGATGTCTATGTGTATAAGGCTGGCTATCATCACAATTCTCATGACTTCCGTACTCTCATACGAATGTAAGTGAAGTTTATGCTCCTGATTACATGCATGAGTTACACATAAGTTTTATTGCATCACACACAGTGTATTATTTGCGATTATTTTATTTGAGCCGAGTTACTTTATTTGGGGCTAATGTTTTAAATTGAGTGAAATTAGGTCATCGGTTGTGTTACTCTCAAAAACAGTTTCCGACACATCTCACTCCCAAATCAAAACATGAAACGCACCCGAAGAAGCTCCCGATTGTCTGAGAGAGAAACATCTACTCCGGCTCCCTCCGCCGCTGGTCCTTCCGGATCTTCCCGCAAACGAATCCGGAAGCAACGGCGAGAGATCACTCCGCCGCCGTCTTCTCCGCCTGCTGCAAATAAGTCTTCCTCATCTACCGACGACGAGGTTGAAGCCTTTCAACCCAAAGAGCCGCGTTATCAAGCAAGCCGTGCTATCTTCCAAGCACGAAATCAAGAAAACCCCGAGATGCTTCATTCCAACATCACTCCGTTCTCGAGTCGCTTCGTCACGAGCAATTCGGCTGAGAGGTATGAAAAATTGGCTCCACGTGAGTTTGTGATTCAACAGAGGTTAGATGTGAATGATGAGAACTTGTTTGATGTGAAACAGGTGGTAGTTAGGTCGGGTTTGATCTACACTCTGATTGATAGTGATTTGTTTCACCCTAATGTGG
The window above is part of the Brassica napus cultivar Da-Ae chromosome C8, Da-Ae, whole genome shotgun sequence genome. Proteins encoded here:
- the LOC125591880 gene encoding uncharacterized protein LOC125591880; the encoded protein is MKRTRRSSRLSERETSTPAPSAAGPSGSSRKRIRKQRREITPPPSSPPAANKSSSSTDDEVEAFQPKEPRYQASRAIFQARNQENPEMLHSNITPFSSRFVTSNSAERYEKLAPREFVIQQRLDVNDENLFDVKQVVVRSGLIYTLIDSDLFHPNVVKEFIANLGAAEDRRNGVAVFLRGSMVDFSPSLINALYLVPGFEEDHDYMAADIDRVCSFLTDNCVQCWEAMSSKYLTPTNQVLYKLVFSNWVPTINYTSMNQERLKFLYMIHHQLCSFDFG